A genome region from Euphorbia lathyris chromosome 4, ddEupLath1.1, whole genome shotgun sequence includes the following:
- the LOC136227998 gene encoding uncharacterized protein has protein sequence MSGFPRGRSWRSCYLLLLFFTSISLQFISGISGDHSSSSNGTTANAHGSSSSKTGPKIVIILLAIAAVGLFSFFLFKFWQKKKREEQYARLLKLFEEDDELEVELGLRD, from the exons ATGAGTGGATTCCCAAGAGGCAGATCTTGGCGTTCGTGTTATCTCTTATTATTGTTTTTCACTTCAATTTCTCTGCAATTTATTTCAG GTATTTCCGGTGACCATTCTAGTTCCAGCAATGGCACAACAGCAAATGCACATGGTTCTTCTAGTAGCAAGACTGGGCCAAAGATTGTCATTATACTTCTTGCAATTGCTGCAGTAGGGCTGTTTTCGTTTTTCCTTTTCAAGTTTTGgcaaaagaagaaaagagaagagCAGTATGCACGTCTTCTGAAGTTGTTCGAAGAGGATGATGAGCTTGAGGTTGAACTCGGTCTTCGGGATTGA